From a single Pseudalkalibacillus hwajinpoensis genomic region:
- a CDS encoding sporulation histidine kinase inhibitor Sda, which produces MEKLSDDLLIESYVKAKELKLSNEFIGLIQREIERRCLDKRVTLIGI; this is translated from the coding sequence TTGGAAAAGTTATCAGATGATTTATTAATTGAATCATATGTTAAAGCGAAAGAACTGAAATTAAGCAATGAATTCATTGGATTGATTCAACGAGAAATTGAACGACGATGTCTAGATAAGCGAGTTACTTTAATTGGAATTTAG